A genomic region of Halopelagius longus contains the following coding sequences:
- a CDS encoding NAD(+)/NADH kinase has translation MKVGILAQRGNSRAAFLADELRERLRESGVEVRVDTETATTLDIAGTPADEFDSTDLVVSIGGDGTFLYAARGAGRTPILGVNLGEVGFLNAVGPENAVDAVMDEVAAFREDGDIVAREVPRIAASGDGWTEDPAMNEVTVTGTRRGHGGGVGIEVRVDGSLYSGGHADGVLVATPTGSTAYNLSENGPLVHPSVGGLVVNEMVPESGMPPLVVAPDVEVSITLTDAERAVVVSDGRTRREVEPPTEVTVSAADDPVRLAGPTSDFFEALGKLD, from the coding sequence ATGAAGGTCGGTATCCTCGCACAGCGTGGCAACAGCCGAGCGGCGTTCCTCGCCGACGAACTCCGCGAACGCCTCCGGGAGTCCGGCGTCGAAGTTCGCGTGGACACGGAGACGGCGACGACGCTCGATATCGCGGGGACGCCGGCCGACGAGTTCGATTCGACGGACCTCGTCGTCAGCATCGGCGGCGACGGGACGTTCCTCTACGCCGCGCGGGGGGCCGGTCGGACGCCCATCCTCGGCGTGAACCTCGGGGAAGTCGGCTTTCTGAACGCCGTCGGCCCGGAGAACGCCGTGGACGCCGTGATGGACGAAGTCGCGGCGTTCAGAGAGGACGGCGACATCGTCGCCCGCGAGGTGCCGCGAATCGCCGCCTCCGGCGACGGATGGACGGAGGACCCCGCGATGAACGAGGTCACCGTCACGGGCACGCGCCGGGGCCACGGCGGCGGCGTCGGTATCGAAGTCCGGGTGGACGGGTCGCTGTACAGCGGCGGTCACGCGGACGGCGTCCTCGTGGCCACGCCCACCGGGAGCACCGCGTACAACCTCAGCGAGAACGGGCCGCTCGTCCACCCGAGCGTCGGCGGACTCGTCGTCAACGAGATGGTCCCCGAAAGCGGGATGCCGCCCCTCGTCGTCGCGCCCGACGTGGAAGTGAGCATCACGCTCACCGACGCGGAGCGGGCGGTGGTCGTCAGCGACGGACGGACGCGCCGAGAGGTCGAACCGCCGACCGAGGTGACCGTCTCCGCCGCGGACGACCCGGTTCGGCTGGCCGGGCCGACCTCCGACTTCTTCGAGGCGCTCGGAAAACTCGACTAG
- a CDS encoding GNAT family N-acetyltransferase has protein sequence MHLRTLPDAHLDAFSERINYAFRPTEGPNWDRDEEDHPDLFTPFGFYETPPEATPEASDLTAVCGTYDFTVRVRGEWHRMPGLAAVASPPETRRRGIVARMLDSLLERHRENDVALSTLWPFEYPFYRRFGWATANNYARLTVPPEQLSAVAADPAGSFRRLSADEDLDAIRAVHESWATESLAVKRTEGWWRDAVFGGEEPDSFVYGWEDDAGRLRGYVVYEFEEREDGDGRRLNVRELAAADEEAAAHLRRFCRDHDSQVEEVRFARLPEWARPIDAYPDPRAATLEIRPGPMVRIVDVASALTDVSYDAEESVTLDVRDDRCEWNDAAFRLDVTDGDATCRRIEDGGDADCEVEIGALSQLLVGARTVEEVVRAGDASAGGEAARTLERLFPRERTFLREQF, from the coding sequence ATGCACCTCCGTACGCTCCCCGACGCGCACCTCGACGCCTTCTCAGAGCGAATCAACTACGCGTTCCGTCCGACCGAGGGCCCGAACTGGGACCGCGACGAGGAGGACCACCCCGACCTGTTCACGCCGTTCGGGTTCTACGAGACGCCGCCGGAGGCGACGCCCGAGGCGTCCGACCTCACCGCCGTCTGCGGCACCTACGACTTCACCGTCCGCGTCCGCGGCGAGTGGCACCGGATGCCGGGTCTGGCGGCGGTGGCCTCGCCGCCGGAGACCCGCAGGCGAGGCATCGTCGCGCGGATGCTCGATTCCCTCCTCGAACGCCACCGCGAGAACGACGTCGCCCTCTCGACGCTGTGGCCCTTCGAGTACCCCTTCTACCGCCGATTCGGGTGGGCGACGGCGAACAACTACGCGCGCCTCACCGTGCCGCCCGAACAACTGTCGGCCGTCGCGGCCGACCCGGCGGGGTCGTTCAGACGCCTCTCCGCGGACGAGGACCTCGACGCGATTCGCGCCGTCCACGAGTCGTGGGCGACGGAGTCGCTGGCCGTCAAGCGCACCGAAGGGTGGTGGCGCGACGCCGTCTTCGGCGGAGAGGAGCCGGATTCGTTCGTCTACGGGTGGGAGGACGACGCCGGCCGCCTCCGCGGGTACGTCGTCTACGAGTTCGAAGAACGCGAGGACGGCGACGGCCGGCGACTGAACGTCCGAGAACTCGCGGCGGCCGACGAGGAGGCGGCGGCGCACCTCCGGCGGTTCTGCCGGGACCACGACTCGCAGGTCGAGGAAGTTCGGTTCGCCCGCCTCCCGGAGTGGGCCCGCCCCATCGACGCGTACCCCGACCCGCGGGCGGCGACGTTGGAGATTCGCCCCGGGCCGATGGTCCGCATCGTGGACGTCGCGTCGGCGCTGACCGACGTTTCGTACGACGCCGAGGAGTCGGTGACGCTGGACGTGCGCGACGACCGGTGCGAGTGGAACGACGCCGCCTTCCGCCTCGACGTCACAGACGGGGACGCGACCTGCCGGCGAATCGAGGACGGAGGCGACGCGGACTGCGAGGTGGAAATCGGCGCGCTCTCGCAACTTCTCGTCGGCGCTCGCACCGTCGAGGAGGTGGTCCGCGCGGGCGACGCGTCCGCGGGGGGCGAGGCGGCGCGGACGCTCGAACGCCTCTTTCCGCGGGAACGGACGTTCCTCCGCGAACAGTTCTAA
- a CDS encoding KaiC domain-containing protein has protein sequence MGDDDWFERALRDDDSEATDGDGSAAADDGPDADPSDADGGASAAGTDADADDELGSAADAEADAAEADAAGEPAERPEESRSADDEGGSDADPFGGVRAGPPEPPSESVAGGRPSEDSDGETTDPDSGAADDGGGAGESNGEWDDFGSALENAPGPNRSESGPAESGADPFGGGSGGPLRDRSGGFGPDDGGGFRRGGGDFDAAGPPQGGPEEFDEEDFESEIDRLDIGIDGLDEMILGGVPVRSLMVAIGSAGTGKTTLGLQFLNCALEAGDSAAFITLEESRERILDTAEEKGWQFREYESEGRLAVVDLDPVEMANSLESIQSDLPRLVEEFGADRLVLDSVSLLEMMYDRPSKRRTRVFNFARSLKEAGVTTMLTSEASDDNPYVSRHGIVEYLADAVFVLQYVRPDDFRETRLAIEIQKIRDANHSRETKPYELTSDGISVYGRANIF, from the coding sequence GTGGGTGACGACGACTGGTTCGAACGCGCCCTCCGGGACGACGACTCGGAGGCGACCGACGGCGACGGTTCGGCCGCGGCCGACGACGGCCCGGACGCCGACCCGAGTGACGCCGACGGGGGAGCGTCGGCCGCCGGAACAGACGCCGACGCGGACGACGAACTCGGTTCGGCGGCGGACGCGGAGGCGGACGCCGCAGAGGCGGACGCCGCCGGCGAACCCGCGGAGCGACCCGAAGAGTCACGCTCGGCCGACGACGAGGGGGGTTCGGACGCGGACCCCTTCGGCGGCGTTCGCGCCGGTCCGCCGGAACCGCCGAGCGAGAGCGTCGCGGGCGGACGTCCGTCCGAGGATTCGGACGGCGAGACGACCGATCCGGATTCCGGCGCCGCGGACGACGGCGGCGGTGCGGGCGAGTCGAACGGCGAGTGGGACGACTTCGGGTCGGCGTTGGAGAACGCGCCCGGACCGAACCGCTCGGAGTCGGGACCGGCGGAGTCGGGGGCGGACCCCTTCGGCGGCGGGTCCGGCGGACCGCTTCGCGACCGTTCCGGCGGGTTCGGCCCCGACGACGGCGGAGGGTTCAGGAGAGGTGGCGGCGACTTCGACGCCGCGGGACCGCCGCAGGGCGGCCCTGAGGAGTTCGACGAGGAGGACTTCGAGTCCGAGATAGACCGCCTCGACATCGGCATCGACGGCCTCGACGAGATGATTCTCGGCGGCGTCCCCGTCCGGTCGCTCATGGTCGCGATAGGCTCCGCCGGGACGGGGAAGACGACGCTCGGCCTCCAGTTTCTGAACTGCGCGCTCGAGGCGGGCGACAGCGCGGCGTTCATCACCCTCGAAGAGAGCCGAGAGCGCATCCTCGACACCGCCGAGGAGAAAGGCTGGCAGTTCCGAGAGTACGAGTCCGAGGGACGCCTCGCCGTCGTCGATTTAGACCCCGTGGAGATGGCCAACAGCCTCGAAAGCATCCAGAGCGACCTCCCGAGACTCGTCGAGGAGTTCGGCGCGGACCGCCTCGTCCTCGACTCCGTCTCGCTGTTGGAGATGATGTACGACCGCCCCTCGAAGCGCCGCACCCGCGTGTTCAACTTCGCTCGCTCGCTCAAGGAGGCGGGCGTGACGACGATGCTCACCTCCGAGGCCAGCGACGACAACCCGTACGTCTCGCGGCACGGCATCGTCGAGTATCTCGCGGACGCCGTCTTCGTCCTCCAGTACGTCCGTCCGGACGACTTCCGCGAGACGCGTCTGGCCATCGAGATTCAGAAGATACGCGACGCGAACCACTCTCGGGAGACGAAGCCGTACGAACTCACGAGCGACGGAATCAGCGTCTACGGACGCGCGAACATCTTCTGA
- a CDS encoding nitroreductase family protein — protein sequence MEFSEVVTSRRSVHQYTDEALEEETIEAIFERVRHSPSSYNLQPWEFLVLTEDENRERLRSVAYDQEHVTDAPVAVVVLGNKDPSAHADAVLDDWLNKGYLPNEEARDAVMESIDGMAALPEEERRVWTVRSTTLAASALLNAAWDEGVATCPMGGFDAEGVVEEFDIDADRYEPVMLVTMGYAAEDAPDVENERKYRRPVDEIVHYDEFDPLGSTELPAETPASADD from the coding sequence ATGGAGTTCAGCGAAGTCGTCACGAGCAGACGTTCCGTTCACCAGTACACAGACGAAGCGCTCGAGGAGGAGACCATCGAGGCCATCTTCGAACGCGTCCGACACTCCCCGTCGAGTTACAACCTCCAACCGTGGGAGTTCCTCGTCCTCACCGAAGACGAGAACCGCGAACGTCTCCGGTCTGTGGCGTACGACCAAGAACACGTCACCGACGCGCCCGTCGCCGTCGTCGTCCTCGGTAACAAGGACCCCTCGGCGCACGCCGACGCCGTCCTCGACGACTGGCTGAACAAGGGCTACCTCCCGAACGAGGAGGCCCGAGACGCCGTCATGGAGAGCATCGACGGGATGGCCGCCCTCCCCGAGGAGGAACGCCGCGTCTGGACGGTTCGCTCGACGACGCTGGCCGCGTCCGCACTCCTGAACGCCGCGTGGGACGAGGGCGTCGCCACCTGCCCGATGGGCGGGTTCGACGCCGAGGGCGTCGTCGAGGAGTTCGACATCGACGCCGACCGGTACGAACCCGTGATGCTCGTCACGATGGGTTACGCCGCCGAGGACGCCCCCGACGTCGAGAACGAACGGAAGTACCGCCGCCCCGTGGACGAAATCGTCCACTACGACGAGTTCGACCCCCTCGGTTCGACGGAACTGCCCGCGGAGACGCCCGCCTCCGCCGACGACTGA
- a CDS encoding CNNM domain-containing protein yields MTPFVVGVRLLAGVLLILANGFFVAIEFALTRVRQYPASEFDEPGLRRAWEMTDELEIYLTSCQVGITASSIAVGIVSEPALAALFEPFFEETALASIGAGGLLAFALINLVHLTHGEQTPTYLGVERTKTVCRYGAMPLYWFAWIIRPVMRVGDAVAKWTLGLFGIEMTGAWLETEEEVIETRAQLHHRLDSVLQRGDLSEERHEEVLGALAAGTQRVDRVMVDAEDVVYLSTDASVEENLRRLAESPHTRFPLVGNEPSDFRGVVYVPAVIDEISALERGETTFEDIAAPPMTLSPDATVSETIDRFQDEHQELALVFSDDEVVGLVTATDAFETVMGELEDPLDRDGRDEATR; encoded by the coding sequence ATGACGCCATTCGTTGTCGGTGTCCGACTCCTCGCGGGCGTCCTTCTCATCCTCGCGAACGGCTTCTTCGTCGCGATAGAGTTCGCCCTCACGCGGGTCCGACAGTATCCGGCGTCGGAGTTCGACGAACCGGGACTCCGCCGGGCGTGGGAGATGACCGACGAGTTGGAGATATACCTCACGAGCTGTCAGGTGGGGATAACCGCCTCCAGCATCGCCGTCGGAATCGTGTCGGAACCTGCGCTCGCGGCGTTGTTCGAGCCGTTCTTCGAGGAGACGGCGCTCGCGAGCATCGGCGCGGGCGGACTCCTCGCGTTCGCCCTCATCAACCTCGTCCACCTCACCCACGGCGAGCAGACGCCGACGTACCTCGGCGTCGAACGGACCAAGACGGTGTGTCGCTACGGCGCGATGCCGCTGTACTGGTTCGCGTGGATCATCAGGCCGGTCATGAGAGTCGGCGACGCCGTCGCGAAGTGGACGCTCGGCCTGTTCGGCATCGAGATGACGGGGGCGTGGCTCGAAACCGAAGAGGAGGTCATCGAGACGCGGGCGCAGTTGCACCACCGACTCGACTCCGTCCTGCAACGGGGGGACCTCTCGGAGGAACGCCACGAGGAGGTCCTCGGCGCGTTGGCGGCGGGCACGCAACGCGTCGATAGGGTCATGGTGGACGCCGAGGACGTCGTCTACCTCTCGACGGACGCCTCCGTCGAGGAGAACCTCCGCCGGTTGGCGGAGTCGCCCCACACCCGGTTTCCCCTCGTCGGGAACGAACCGTCGGACTTCCGCGGCGTCGTCTACGTCCCCGCGGTCATCGACGAGATTTCGGCGCTCGAACGCGGCGAGACGACGTTCGAGGACATCGCGGCCCCGCCGATGACGCTCTCGCCGGACGCGACGGTCAGCGAGACGATAGACCGGTTCCAAGACGAGCATCAGGAACTCGCGCTCGTGTTCTCGGACGACGAGGTGGTCGGGCTGGTCACGGCGACGGACGCGTTCGAGACGGTGATGGGCGAGTTGGAGGACCCCCTCGACCGGGACGGACGGGACGAGGCGACGCGATAG
- the carB gene encoding carbamoyl-phosphate synthase large subunit, which translates to MTDEDTSTDSRTASEDRTILLIGSGPIQIGQAAEFDYSGAQACRALQEEGARVVLVNSNPATIMTDPEMADRVYIEPITTEAISEIIRKENPDGVIAGLGGQTGLNVTAELAEEGVLEEYDVEIMGTPLDTIYATEDRDLFRQRMENIGQPVPSSTTISLEEGESVSNITDEDLADRVEAAVEEVGGLPVIARTTYTLGGSGSGVVDEMDELKERVRKGLRLSRNSEVLITESISGWVELEYEVMRDADDSCIIICNMENIDPMGIHTGESIVVTPSQVIPDEGHQEMRDAALEVIRELGIQGGCNIQFAWHDDGTPGGEYRVVEVNPRVSRSSALASKATGYPIARVTAKVALGKRLHEIENEITGQTTAAFEPAIDYVVTKIPRWPKDKFADVDFELSTAMKSTGEAMAIGRTFEESMMKALRSTEYDPAADWGEVSDEELEAQYLERPTPDRTYAIFEAFERGYSVDDVVEMTGIKEWYVERYKNITDSVVAAQEGDFTAAATAGHTNAQIAAATGTDVGTVETEVPGRTYKQVDTCAGEFAAQTPYYYSSRKPEYFTGPLEGDSAAGELRVDRDVESVVVVGGGPIRIGQGVEFDYCSVHAIRALREMGIDAHVVNNNPETVSTDYDTSDGLFFEPITAEEVADVIEATDADGVMVQFGGQTSVNIGHPLEAEIQRRGLDCEILGTTVDAMDLAEDRDRFNRLMDDLGILQPEGGSATSEQEALELANDIGYPVLVRPSYVLGGRAMDVVHSDAELKEYIEEAVRVSPDKPILIDEFLADAVELDVDAVADGDDVLIGGVMEHVESAGVHSGDSACMIPPRSLDEETMARVREVTEEIAGALDTVGLMNVQLAVKQRDDGSSDVYVLEANPRSSRTVPFVSKATGVPIAKLAAKVMAGESLRDLETDEQIPEQFSVKEVVLPFDRLPGSDPRLGPEMKSTGEVMGTARTFAKAYDKAQDATSKSIPTEGTAVVDLEADEFPDADTEAGKSLRDAYADHFELADYEGDELKQALREGKVDLVVSRNRDALEVCVEEDVTYFSTHASAKAALEALDAKDAPLDVEAISDRPKRTARWGGE; encoded by the coding sequence ATGACTGACGAGGACACTTCGACCGACTCTCGGACAGCGTCCGAGGACAGGACGATACTGCTCATCGGCAGCGGGCCGATTCAGATCGGACAGGCGGCCGAGTTCGACTACTCCGGCGCGCAGGCGTGCCGAGCACTGCAGGAGGAGGGTGCGCGAGTCGTCCTCGTCAACTCGAACCCGGCGACGATAATGACCGACCCGGAGATGGCCGACCGGGTGTACATCGAACCCATCACGACGGAGGCCATCTCCGAGATTATCCGCAAGGAGAACCCCGACGGCGTCATCGCCGGCCTCGGCGGTCAGACCGGACTCAACGTCACGGCCGAACTCGCCGAGGAGGGCGTCTTAGAGGAGTACGACGTCGAGATTATGGGGACGCCGCTGGACACCATCTACGCCACGGAGGACCGCGACCTGTTCCGTCAGCGGATGGAGAACATCGGCCAACCCGTCCCCAGTTCGACGACCATCTCCCTGGAGGAAGGCGAGTCGGTGTCGAACATCACCGACGAGGACCTCGCGGACCGCGTGGAGGCCGCAGTCGAGGAAGTCGGCGGCCTCCCCGTCATCGCCCGCACGACGTACACGCTCGGCGGGTCGGGGTCCGGCGTCGTCGACGAGATGGACGAACTGAAAGAGCGCGTCCGCAAGGGCCTGCGCCTCTCGCGCAACAGCGAGGTGCTCATCACCGAGTCCATCTCGGGGTGGGTCGAACTGGAGTACGAGGTGATGCGGGACGCCGACGACTCCTGTATCATCATCTGCAACATGGAGAACATCGACCCGATGGGCATCCACACCGGCGAGTCCATCGTCGTCACGCCGTCGCAGGTCATCCCCGACGAGGGACACCAGGAGATGCGCGACGCGGCGCTCGAAGTGATCCGCGAACTCGGCATCCAAGGCGGCTGTAACATCCAGTTCGCGTGGCACGACGACGGCACCCCCGGCGGCGAGTACCGCGTCGTCGAGGTGAACCCGCGCGTCTCCCGTTCCTCGGCGTTGGCGTCGAAGGCGACGGGCTACCCCATCGCCCGCGTGACGGCGAAGGTCGCCCTCGGCAAGCGTCTCCACGAGATAGAAAACGAGATTACCGGCCAGACGACCGCCGCCTTCGAACCGGCCATCGACTACGTGGTCACGAAGATTCCGCGCTGGCCCAAGGACAAGTTCGCCGACGTGGACTTCGAGCTCTCGACGGCGATGAAGTCCACCGGCGAGGCGATGGCCATCGGGCGGACGTTCGAGGAGTCGATGATGAAGGCGCTCCGCTCGACGGAGTACGACCCCGCCGCCGACTGGGGCGAGGTGTCCGACGAGGAACTCGAAGCCCAGTACCTCGAACGCCCGACGCCGGACCGCACGTACGCCATCTTCGAGGCGTTCGAACGCGGCTACTCCGTCGACGACGTGGTCGAGATGACCGGCATCAAGGAGTGGTACGTCGAGCGCTACAAGAACATCACAGACTCCGTGGTCGCCGCCCAAGAGGGCGACTTCACCGCCGCGGCGACGGCGGGGCACACGAACGCCCAAATCGCCGCCGCCACCGGAACCGACGTCGGCACCGTCGAGACGGAGGTGCCCGGCCGCACCTACAAGCAGGTGGACACCTGCGCGGGCGAGTTCGCGGCGCAGACGCCGTACTACTACTCCTCGCGTAAACCGGAGTACTTCACCGGACCGCTCGAGGGCGACTCCGCCGCGGGCGAACTCCGCGTGGACCGCGACGTAGAGAGCGTCGTCGTCGTCGGCGGCGGCCCCATCCGCATCGGGCAGGGCGTCGAGTTCGACTACTGCTCCGTCCACGCCATCCGCGCGCTCCGCGAGATGGGCATCGACGCGCACGTCGTGAACAACAACCCCGAGACGGTGTCGACGGACTACGACACCTCCGACGGCCTGTTCTTCGAGCCAATCACGGCAGAGGAAGTCGCGGACGTGATAGAGGCGACGGACGCCGACGGCGTGATGGTGCAGTTCGGCGGCCAGACATCCGTCAACATCGGCCACCCACTCGAAGCGGAGATTCAACGCCGCGGCCTCGATTGTGAGATTCTCGGCACCACCGTCGACGCGATGGACCTCGCGGAGGACCGCGACCGGTTCAACCGCCTGATGGACGACCTGGGCATCCTCCAGCCGGAGGGTGGCTCCGCGACCAGCGAGCAGGAGGCGCTCGAACTGGCGAACGATATCGGCTACCCGGTCCTCGTCCGCCCGAGCTACGTCCTCGGCGGCCGCGCGATGGACGTCGTCCACTCCGACGCGGAACTGAAGGAGTACATCGAGGAGGCCGTTCGCGTCTCCCCCGACAAGCCCATCCTCATCGACGAGTTCCTCGCCGACGCGGTGGAACTCGACGTGGACGCCGTCGCCGACGGCGACGACGTGCTCATCGGCGGCGTGATGGAACACGTCGAGAGCGCGGGCGTCCACTCCGGCGACTCCGCCTGCATGATTCCGCCGCGCTCGCTCGACGAGGAGACGATGGCCCGCGTCCGCGAGGTCACAGAGGAGATCGCCGGCGCGCTCGATACGGTCGGCCTGATGAACGTCCAACTCGCCGTCAAACAGCGCGACGACGGCTCCTCGGACGTGTACGTGCTCGAAGCGAACCCGCGCTCCTCGCGCACCGTCCCGTTCGTCTCGAAGGCGACGGGCGTCCCCATCGCCAAACTCGCCGCGAAGGTCATGGCGGGCGAGTCGCTTCGGGACCTCGAAACCGACGAGCAGATTCCCGAGCAGTTCAGCGTCAAAGAGGTCGTCCTACCGTTCGACCGCCTGCCGGGTTCGGACCCGCGCCTCGGCCCGGAGATGAAGTCCACGGGCGAGGTGATGGGTACCGCCCGCACCTTCGCGAAAGCGTACGACAAGGCCCAAGACGCCACGAGCAAGTCCATCCCGACCGAGGGGACGGCCGTCGTGGATCTCGAAGCCGACGAGTTCCCCGACGCCGACACCGAGGCGGGCAAGTCGCTCCGCGACGCCTACGCCGACCACTTCGAGTTAGCCGACTACGAGGGCGACGAGCTCAAGCAGGCGCTCCGCGAGGGCAAAGTCGACCTCGTGGTCTCGCGTAACCGCGACGCGCTGGAAGTCTGCGTCGAGGAGGACGTGACGTACTTCTCCACGCACGCCTCCGCGAAGGCGGCGCTGGAAGCGCTCGACGCGAAAGACGCTCCGCTCGACGTGGAAGCCATCTCCGACCGCCCGAAGCGGACGGCCCGCTGGGGCGGCGAGTAA
- a CDS encoding hemolysin family protein — translation MVDYVVSGLQILLALFLVFMNGFFVAAEFAFVRIRPTRVDALAEEGKSGAKYVVDAVENLDEFLAVSQLGITLSSLGLGWIGEPAVASLIEPLLGPVLPESAVHLVSFAVGFGIITFLHVVFGELAPKTMAIQEAEKIAFFVALPMKIFYYIFVPGIVVFNGTANYFTRLVGVSPASESEEAHTEDEILLVLSQSEEEGHIDLDEVEMIEGIFELGDTVAREIMVPRPDVVTVPPEMSLDELRSFVAEGQFTRYLVLDAENGEQAVGFVHIKDVLRATEAEERAAGAPEPTARDIAREVLVVPEDHRIDELLVAFRKQEIQMAVVIDEWGELEGIVTIEDIIEEVVGEIRDEFDAEELEPTVAKLEDGTYAADGNVSIEAVNEAVGSDFESDDFETIGGLVLSHLGRVPEVDDRVAVADYVLRVDGVEDTRISRVTITESEDAAPEPDAHESDE, via the coding sequence ATGGTAGATTACGTCGTCTCCGGCCTCCAGATTCTCCTCGCACTCTTCCTCGTGTTCATGAACGGCTTCTTCGTCGCCGCGGAGTTCGCGTTCGTGCGGATACGTCCCACGCGCGTGGACGCACTCGCCGAGGAGGGGAAATCCGGGGCGAAGTACGTCGTCGACGCGGTGGAGAACTTAGACGAGTTCCTCGCCGTCTCCCAACTCGGAATCACTCTCTCCTCGCTCGGACTGGGGTGGATAGGCGAACCCGCCGTGGCGTCGCTCATCGAACCCCTGTTGGGACCCGTCCTCCCCGAATCGGCCGTCCATCTCGTCTCCTTCGCCGTCGGGTTCGGCATCATCACGTTCCTGCACGTCGTCTTCGGCGAACTCGCGCCCAAGACGATGGCCATCCAAGAGGCCGAGAAAATCGCGTTCTTCGTCGCCCTGCCGATGAAGATATTCTACTACATCTTCGTGCCGGGCATCGTCGTGTTCAACGGCACCGCGAACTACTTTACGCGACTCGTCGGCGTCTCCCCCGCCTCCGAGTCCGAGGAGGCGCACACGGAAGACGAGATTCTGCTCGTCCTCTCTCAGTCGGAGGAGGAGGGCCACATCGACCTCGACGAAGTCGAGATGATAGAGGGCATCTTCGAGTTGGGCGATACGGTCGCCCGCGAAATCATGGTTCCCCGTCCGGACGTGGTGACGGTGCCGCCCGAGATGTCGCTGGACGAACTCCGCTCGTTCGTCGCCGAGGGACAGTTCACGCGCTACCTCGTGTTAGACGCCGAGAACGGCGAACAGGCCGTCGGGTTCGTCCACATCAAGGACGTGCTCCGCGCGACGGAGGCCGAAGAGAGAGCCGCCGGCGCGCCCGAACCGACGGCCCGAGACATCGCCCGCGAGGTACTCGTCGTCCCCGAGGACCACCGCATCGACGAGTTGCTCGTCGCCTTCCGGAAACAGGAGATTCAGATGGCCGTCGTCATCGACGAGTGGGGCGAACTCGAAGGGATAGTCACCATCGAGGACATCATCGAGGAAGTCGTCGGCGAGATACGCGACGAGTTCGACGCCGAGGAACTCGAACCGACGGTGGCGAAACTCGAAGACGGTACCTACGCCGCCGACGGCAACGTCTCCATCGAGGCGGTCAACGAGGCGGTCGGGTCGGACTTCGAGAGCGACGACTTCGAGACCATCGGCGGGTTGGTCCTCAGCCACCTCGGACGCGTCCCCGAGGTGGACGACCGAGTGGCGGTAGCGGACTACGTCCTCCGCGTGGACGGAGTGGAGGACACTCGAATCTCGCGCGTCACGATAACGGAGAGCGAGGACGCCGCGCCCGAACCGGACGCGCACGAATCGGACGAGTAA
- the yciH gene encoding stress response translation initiation inhibitor YciH, with the protein MADNDDLGSVSGLPDELGIDSDLQKSQQELTVRLDTRRYGKAMTIVSGFDLPRDELKEVASTLKQKLACGGTVEDGEVELQGDHTDRVHDILHDMGYQTTD; encoded by the coding sequence GTGGCAGATAACGACGACCTCGGTTCGGTTTCCGGGCTTCCGGATGAACTGGGCATCGACTCCGACCTGCAGAAGTCGCAGCAGGAGCTGACGGTCCGACTCGACACGCGCCGGTACGGGAAGGCGATGACCATCGTCTCGGGGTTCGACCTTCCCCGCGACGAGTTGAAGGAGGTCGCGTCCACGCTGAAACAGAAGCTCGCCTGCGGCGGAACCGTCGAAGACGGCGAGGTAGAACTGCAGGGCGACCACACCGACCGCGTCCACGACATCTTACACGACATGGGCTATCAGACGACCGACTGA
- a CDS encoding DUF5815 family protein: protein MAQPRVPGGGGEELDLPCGETKSVRSLDLGMREFECSCGERHAVVMDVHPPERFLPEFLVEILREAVETTSDEMPEFGTPHLMGIALEEFPKKVVSADVSDDGEVGTGIIWVADFDSRRLHEILVELVVELMEHAISHADDESAISEFEAQMLDFDVAEFVEEYRAQRDISEDDLYA, encoded by the coding sequence ATGGCACAACCGCGCGTCCCCGGCGGCGGGGGGGAGGAGTTGGACCTCCCCTGCGGGGAGACGAAGTCAGTCCGCAGCCTCGACCTCGGGATGCGGGAGTTCGAGTGTTCCTGCGGGGAGCGACACGCCGTCGTGATGGACGTCCACCCCCCGGAGCGATTCCTCCCGGAGTTCCTCGTCGAGATTCTCCGCGAGGCCGTCGAGACCACCAGCGACGAGATGCCCGAGTTCGGCACGCCGCACCTCATGGGCATCGCCTTGGAGGAGTTCCCGAAGAAGGTCGTCTCCGCCGACGTGAGCGACGACGGCGAAGTCGGCACGGGCATCATCTGGGTGGCCGACTTCGACTCCCGCCGCCTCCACGAGATTCTCGTCGAACTCGTCGTCGAACTGATGGAACACGCCATCTCCCACGCCGACGACGAGAGCGCGATTTCGGAGTTCGAAGCGCAGATGCTCGATTTCGACGTGGCCGAGTTCGTCGAGGAGTACCGCGCCCAACGCGACATCTCCGAGGACGACCTGTACGCCTGA